Below is a genomic region from Cupriavidus sp. P-10.
GGCTCGTCGCTGCAGGCTACACCGCCTGGGTTCTGTGGGCCTTTACCGGCATGTCCAGTTCGATTGCGCTGTCCATTGCCACACCGGGGAACCCGCTCAATATCGTCGAGCAACACACCCGTGCCGTCGTACCGCTGGCACATACAGTGTTCTCCGGCTGGAATCTGGCTGCGGGACTCATCGCCACGCTGCTGTTGCCACTGGTGTTCATGATGATGCGCCCGTCGGACAGCGACACAATCGCCGCCGATCCAAAGGCAATCGAGGCCAGCGAAGCCGCCGTCTCTGCTCCCAAGCGGCGGGACTGCCTCGCCGGCTTGCTGGAAAGGTCGCGGCTGTGCTCGCTAGTGTTTGTGGTGGCAGGGGCAGCTTATCTCGTGCAGCACTGGAGCGCGAGTGGCATTCACCTGGATATCAACACTGTCATCTTCATCTTCTTGCTCGCCGGGCTGTGCCTGCACGGAAGCGCTGGCGCCTATGTTCACGCAGTGACGGAAGCGGCGAAGGTGACCGGTCCCATGCTGCTGCAATATCCCTTCTACGGGGGCATCATGGGAATCATGCATGCAACTGGCTTGGCGGAGGTCGCTTCTGCATCGTTCATCCGCTTCGCCTCGACGGATACGCTGCCGTTCTGGAGCTATCTTGGCTCCATCATCATCACCATCTTCATTCCCAGCGGTGGTGGTCACTGGGCCGTGCAAGGCCCCTTCACGATCCCGGCCGCACAACAACTTGGCTCAACCCTGGCGGGCACCTCGATGGCCGTCGCCGCGGGTGAATTGGCCGGCAGTCTGCTGCAGCCCTTCTGGGCCATTCCCGTCGTCGCCATCGCTGGCGTTGGTGTGCAGCGGGTGCTGGGTTTCACGTTGGTCAGCTTCATCACCGCAGGGACCTTCTTCGGATTGCTGTACCTGCTGGTCGTGCCGCATATCAGCGCCTGACCGATGCTCTCCGGCGGAACGGCAGCTAATTCCGCCGGCTTCACTCTTCAATCCACTCCAGGATTCAACGATGACTAAACCAAGACAACCCACCCTTCCACTGGAAGGCGTCCGGGTGATCGAGATCTGCAATGTGGCTGCGGGCCCCTATTGCGCCATGCTGCTCGCCGACATGGGCGCCGAGGTCATCAAGATCGAACATCCAGAAGGCGGCGATACATTGCGTAGCTGGCCACCCATTTCGGCCGGCTACAGCGAGAACTTCGCTTCCCTGAATCGGAACAAGCGGTCGGTGACACTCGATCTTAAGGCTCCGGACGACCTTGCGCGGGCACTGGATCTGATCGACACGGCGGATATCCTCGTCGAGAACAACCGGCCCGGTGTCATGGATCGACTGGGGCTGGGGTACGAAGCTTTGCGCGAACGCAATCCGCAACTGGTCTACTGCTCGATCTCCGCCTACGGCCAGACTGGCCCGCGCGCCAGCGAAGGCGGCTTTGACCTGACCTTGCAGGCCATGAGCGGCATCATGAGCGTGACAGGCGAGCCAGGCGGCCCGCCCGTGAAGTGCGGGGTACCGATCGCGGATTTTTCGGCCGGTCTCTATGCCGCATTTGCAATCGTCTGCGCGCTCCAACAGGCAAGCGCAACCTGTAAGGGAACGCACGTTGATATCTCCATGCTCGGTGCCACGCTTGGCATTGCTGCATTGCAGACGTCTGAGTTCTTCGGCAGTGACCGCGATCCGGTCAAACTGGGCAGCGCCCACCCCCGCAATGCCCCCTATCAGGTGTTTGCCTGCCGCGATGGCTACTTTGGCATGGCGGCTGGTAACAACGCGCTGTGGGGCTCGGTATGTAGCGCCATGTCGCGCGACGAGTGGCTGGCTGATGGCCGCTTCACCAGTCCCATGCTGCGGGCCAAACATCAGGTGGAACTTCGCACGCTGCTGGAGGCCGAGTTCATTCGGGAAGACGCTGCGACGTGGCTGGAGCGCTTCCGGGCGGCCGGCGTGCCGTGCGCGCCGATCAACAGCTACTCCGACGTGCTGACCGACGAACAGGTCGAGTACATGCAGTGGGTCCAACCCCTCACGCTGCCCAATGGGGTGGAAACCCGCACCTTTGCCTCACCGATTCGCATGTCCGGACTCAACCTGCCGATCCGCAGTGCCCCACCGGCGCTGGGAGAACACAACGCGACGATTCTAGGTGTAGCCGAAGTATCCAGTGAGGAGATCACGCAATGCATGACACCCTGATCGTTAATCGGGACGGCGATTCTGTCACGCTCACGCTGAATCGACCCGACAAGTTGAATGCCTTGTGTCCAGAACTCGTGGAAGCATTGATCGAGGCGATCCAACTGGCTCACGCCGATGGGCATGTCAGACTTATCGCCTTTCGTGGTATGGGACGCAACTTCTGCGCGGGCTTCGACCTGGGCAACCTCGGCCAGGCAACGGACGCGAGCCTTCTCCTACGGCTGGTCAGGATCGAAACGCTGCTGCAACTGATTGCGTACTCCCGCTGCATGACCGTAGCGTACGCGCATGGCAAGAACTTTGGCGCCGGCGTCGATCTTTTCGCCGTCTGCAAAAGACGTTATGCCACGTCGGACGCAAAATTCCGCATGCCCGGTCTGCTGTTTGATCTGGTGCTTGGAACACGGCGTTTCGCCGCACTCGTCGGCGCCGAACGGGCCCGTGAAATTCTCCAAACCGTGCGCGAGATTTCCGCCGATGAAGCCAGCCAGATTGGTCTGGTTTCTCGCATCACCGAGCAGG
It encodes:
- a CDS encoding enoyl-CoA hydratase/isomerase family protein — protein: MHDTLIVNRDGDSVTLTLNRPDKLNALCPELVEALIEAIQLAHADGHVRLIAFRGMGRNFCAGFDLGNLGQATDASLLLRLVRIETLLQLIAYSRCMTVAYAHGKNFGAGVDLFAVCKRRYATSDAKFRMPGLLFDLVLGTRRFAALVGAERAREILQTVREISADEASQIGLVSRITEQDDWTAIFARDLKEVAMLSYRAQQSLYTAVHQSTADIDMAALVRSAAEPGLRRRIEQYLGR
- a CDS encoding short-chain fatty acid transporter, producing the protein MEAQEIALSGPLSQKTWMQRAIGSCVYLFERLMPDPFVIVILLTAMTAACAAVFAPGGSVSNILSGWYKGIFGIFTFAFQMVLVLVTGYALASAPIIRSGLQRLSMLATGPLSAVALVSIVGAFATFLNWGFGLVVGAMLAKEVAKRVRVDFAWLVAAGYTAWVLWAFTGMSSSIALSIATPGNPLNIVEQHTRAVVPLAHTVFSGWNLAAGLIATLLLPLVFMMMRPSDSDTIAADPKAIEASEAAVSAPKRRDCLAGLLERSRLCSLVFVVAGAAYLVQHWSASGIHLDINTVIFIFLLAGLCLHGSAGAYVHAVTEAAKVTGPMLLQYPFYGGIMGIMHATGLAEVASASFIRFASTDTLPFWSYLGSIIITIFIPSGGGHWAVQGPFTIPAAQQLGSTLAGTSMAVAAGELAGSLLQPFWAIPVVAIAGVGVQRVLGFTLVSFITAGTFFGLLYLLVVPHISA
- a CDS encoding CaiB/BaiF CoA transferase family protein; this encodes MTKPRQPTLPLEGVRVIEICNVAAGPYCAMLLADMGAEVIKIEHPEGGDTLRSWPPISAGYSENFASLNRNKRSVTLDLKAPDDLARALDLIDTADILVENNRPGVMDRLGLGYEALRERNPQLVYCSISAYGQTGPRASEGGFDLTLQAMSGIMSVTGEPGGPPVKCGVPIADFSAGLYAAFAIVCALQQASATCKGTHVDISMLGATLGIAALQTSEFFGSDRDPVKLGSAHPRNAPYQVFACRDGYFGMAAGNNALWGSVCSAMSRDEWLADGRFTSPMLRAKHQVELRTLLEAEFIREDAATWLERFRAAGVPCAPINSYSDVLTDEQVEYMQWVQPLTLPNGVETRTFASPIRMSGLNLPIRSAPPALGEHNATILGVAEVSSEEITQCMTP